In Streptomyces nodosus, one DNA window encodes the following:
- the pstC gene encoding phosphate ABC transporter permease subunit PstC, translated as MDITTENTEAPPPTPRPSAAGQNHARRSTSRLGDRIFLGLSRGSGILLLVLMAAIAAFLAYRASLAISKDHGNFLTTLEWNTGTQPPVFGIAVLAFGTVVSSVVAMVIAVPIAVAIALFLTHYAPRKVSGPIAYVIDLLAAVPSIVYGLWGALVLVPQLNGLFGWLNDYFGWTGVLSWEGGPPRSMLTVGILLAIMILPIITNVSREVFRQVPRMHEEAALALGATRWEVIRMAVLPFGRSGVISASMLGLGRALGETMAVATVLSPDFLIHGSLLNAGGGTFAQNIASKFSEASEFGRDALIASGLVLFVITLLVNGAARMIIARRKEYSGANA; from the coding sequence ATGGACATAACGACAGAGAACACAGAAGCGCCTCCCCCCACCCCCCGGCCCTCCGCCGCCGGGCAGAACCACGCGCGCCGCAGCACCAGCCGTCTCGGAGACCGGATCTTCCTCGGTCTCTCCCGCGGCTCGGGCATCCTGCTGCTGGTACTCATGGCCGCGATCGCGGCCTTCCTCGCGTACCGTGCGTCCCTGGCCATCAGCAAGGACCACGGCAACTTCCTGACCACCCTCGAGTGGAACACCGGCACGCAGCCGCCCGTGTTCGGCATCGCCGTGCTGGCCTTCGGCACGGTGGTCTCCTCGGTGGTCGCCATGGTCATCGCGGTCCCGATCGCGGTCGCCATCGCGCTCTTCCTCACGCACTACGCCCCGCGCAAGGTGTCCGGTCCCATCGCCTATGTGATCGACCTGCTCGCCGCCGTGCCGTCCATCGTCTACGGCCTGTGGGGCGCCCTGGTCCTCGTACCGCAGCTGAACGGACTCTTCGGCTGGCTCAACGACTACTTCGGCTGGACCGGCGTCCTCTCCTGGGAAGGCGGCCCCCCGCGCTCGATGCTCACCGTCGGCATCCTGCTCGCGATCATGATCCTGCCGATCATCACCAATGTGAGCCGCGAGGTCTTCCGCCAGGTCCCGCGGATGCACGAGGAGGCCGCCCTGGCCCTCGGCGCCACCCGCTGGGAGGTCATCCGCATGGCCGTGCTGCCCTTCGGCCGCTCCGGCGTGATCTCCGCCTCCATGCTGGGCCTCGGCCGTGCGCTCGGCGAGACGATGGCCGTCGCCACCGTGCTCTCCCCGGACTTCCTCATCCACGGCAGCCTGCTCAACGCGGGCGGCGGCACCTTCGCCCAGAACATCGCCAGCAAGTTCAGCGAGGCGTCGGAGTTCGGCCGTGACGCGCTGATCGCCTCCGGTCTGGTCCTGTTCGTCATCACCCTGCTGGTCAACGGCGCGGCCCGCATGATCATCGCCCGCCGCAAGGAGTACTCGGGGGCCAACGCATGA
- the pstA gene encoding phosphate ABC transporter permease PstA has translation MSTAAVADKRPSTLRGASLPSWSPWAIAAGSIAVAIGIGTAAGLHSHVQWGVIAAIVFVLATYGIAARVEGRRQAKDRIATALVWVAFLLALIPLVSLVWVTVKRGVKVLDIYFLTHSMGVVADSQPGGGIYHAILGSLEQVGLATLIGAPIGVLTAVYLVEYGRGRLAKAVTFFVDVMTGIPSIVAGLFILSLMLIFEMQPFGFAGSLALAILMMPVVVRSTEEMLKLVPNELREASLALGVPKWRTILKVVLPTSLGGITTGVMLAIARIAGETAPVLLLVFGNRFINANPFEGAQASLPLYIYQQYGAGGDAAYDRAWAASLTLIAFVMILNLVARGIARWKAPR, from the coding sequence ATGAGCACCGCAGCCGTCGCCGACAAGCGCCCCAGCACCCTGCGCGGCGCCAGCCTTCCCTCCTGGTCCCCCTGGGCCATCGCCGCCGGTTCGATCGCCGTCGCGATCGGCATCGGCACCGCCGCCGGACTGCACAGCCACGTCCAGTGGGGTGTGATCGCGGCGATCGTCTTCGTTCTCGCCACCTATGGCATCGCCGCACGCGTCGAGGGCCGCCGCCAGGCCAAGGACCGCATCGCGACCGCCCTGGTGTGGGTGGCCTTCCTGCTCGCGTTGATCCCGCTGGTCTCCCTGGTCTGGGTGACCGTGAAGCGCGGTGTGAAGGTCCTCGACATCTACTTCCTGACCCACTCGATGGGCGTGGTCGCCGACTCCCAGCCGGGCGGCGGCATCTATCACGCCATCCTCGGCAGCCTGGAGCAGGTCGGCCTCGCCACCCTGATCGGCGCGCCGATCGGTGTGCTCACCGCGGTCTACCTGGTGGAGTACGGACGCGGCAGGCTCGCCAAGGCGGTCACCTTCTTCGTCGACGTGATGACCGGCATCCCGTCGATCGTCGCCGGTCTGTTCATCCTCAGCCTGATGCTGATCTTCGAGATGCAGCCCTTCGGCTTCGCCGGTTCGCTCGCCCTGGCCATCCTGATGATGCCGGTCGTGGTCCGCTCCACGGAGGAGATGCTCAAGCTCGTCCCCAACGAGCTGCGCGAGGCGTCCCTGGCGCTCGGCGTGCCCAAGTGGCGCACCATCCTGAAGGTGGTCCTGCCGACCTCCCTCGGCGGCATCACCACCGGCGTCATGCTGGCGATCGCCCGTATCGCGGGCGAGACCGCGCCGGTGCTGCTGCTGGTGTTCGGCAACCGCTTCATCAACGCCAACCCCTTCGAGGGTGCGCAGGCGTCGCTGCCGCTGTACATCTACCAGCAGTACGGCGCGGGCGGTGACGCCGCGTACGACCGTGCCTGGGCGGCATCGCTGACGCTGATCGCCTTCGTGATGATCCTCAACCTGGTGGCCCGCGGCATCGCCCGCTGGAAGGCCCCGCGCTAA
- the pstB gene encoding phosphate ABC transporter ATP-binding protein PstB — protein sequence MAKRIDVSGLTAYYGSHKAIEDISMTVEPRSVTAFIGPSGCGKSTFLRTLNRMHEVTPGGRVEGKVLLDDEDLYGPGIDPVSVRREVGMVFQRPNPFPTMSIFDNVVAGLRLNGSYKKSELNDVVEKSLKGANLWNEVKDRLNKPGSGLSGGQQQRLCIARAIAVEPKVLLMDEPCSALDPISTLAIEDLIGELKERFTIVIVTHNMQQAARVSDRTAFFNLAAVGKPGKLIEIDDTERIFSNPSVQATEDYISGRFG from the coding sequence ATGGCCAAGCGAATCGACGTAAGCGGACTCACCGCCTACTACGGCTCCCACAAAGCGATCGAGGACATCTCGATGACGGTCGAGCCGCGATCGGTGACGGCGTTCATCGGCCCCTCCGGCTGCGGCAAGTCCACGTTCCTGCGGACGCTCAACCGTATGCACGAGGTGACACCGGGCGGACGTGTCGAGGGCAAGGTGCTGCTGGACGACGAGGACCTGTACGGCCCCGGGATCGACCCGGTCTCCGTCCGCCGCGAGGTGGGCATGGTCTTCCAGCGCCCCAACCCCTTCCCCACGATGTCGATCTTCGACAACGTGGTGGCGGGTCTGCGCCTGAACGGCAGCTACAAGAAGTCGGAACTCAACGACGTCGTCGAGAAGTCGCTCAAGGGCGCCAACCTCTGGAACGAGGTGAAGGACCGCCTGAACAAGCCGGGCTCGGGCCTCTCCGGCGGCCAGCAGCAGCGCCTGTGCATCGCCCGCGCGATCGCGGTCGAGCCCAAGGTCCTGCTGATGGACGAACCCTGCTCCGCCCTCGACCCGATCTCCACCCTCGCCATCGAGGACCTGATCGGCGAGCTGAAGGAACGCTTCACGATCGTCATCGTGACGCACAACATGCAGCAGGCGGCACGTGTCTCGGACCGCACCGCGTTCTTCAACCTGGCGGCCGTGGGCAAGCCCGGGAAGCTGATCGAGATCGACGACACCGAGCGGATCTTCTCCAACCCCTCGGTCCAGGCGACGGAGGACTACATCTCGGGCCGCTTCGGCTGA
- a CDS encoding DUF5988 family protein yields MSTKALLEDGPEELAGTVVPIVPPGQELKIPHRGGYEHYKVTTRHEEVEQEKVTVYRWWERTETAE; encoded by the coding sequence ATGAGCACCAAGGCACTTCTTGAGGACGGGCCGGAGGAACTGGCGGGCACGGTGGTGCCGATCGTTCCTCCGGGGCAGGAGCTGAAGATCCCGCACCGTGGTGGCTATGAGCACTACAAGGTCACCACGCGCCATGAGGAGGTCGAACAGGAGAAGGTCACGGTCTACCGGTGGTGGGAGCGGACGGAAACCGCCGAGTAG
- a CDS encoding inorganic phosphate transporter, whose amino-acid sequence MDTLALILTVLVALFFAYTNGFHDSANAIATSVSTRALTPRAALAMAAVMNLAGAFLGSGVAKTVSEGLIQTPEGGKGMGILFSALLGAIVWNLITWYFGLPSSSSHALFGGMVGAAMAGGTTVYWSGVLDKIVTPMFLSPVVGLVVGYLVMTAIMWIFRRTNPHKAKRGFRIAQTVSAAGMALGHGLQDAQKTMGVVVMALVIADVEDYGDPIPVWVKLVSAAMLSLGTYAGGWRIMRTLGRKIIELDPPQGFAAETTGASIMFATAFLFKAPISTTHVITSAIMGVGATKRVNAVRWGVAKNIVLGWFITMPAAALVAACGFWLINLAFL is encoded by the coding sequence ATGGACACCCTTGCTCTGATCCTGACCGTCCTGGTCGCGCTCTTCTTCGCGTATACGAACGGCTTCCACGACTCGGCCAATGCCATCGCCACCTCGGTCTCCACCCGTGCGCTGACGCCGCGGGCGGCGCTGGCGATGGCGGCGGTGATGAACCTCGCCGGTGCGTTCCTGGGCAGCGGGGTGGCGAAGACGGTCAGCGAGGGACTGATCCAGACGCCCGAGGGCGGCAAAGGGATGGGGATCCTCTTCTCGGCGCTGCTCGGAGCCATCGTCTGGAACCTGATCACGTGGTACTTCGGCCTGCCCTCCTCGTCCTCGCACGCGCTGTTCGGCGGGATGGTGGGCGCCGCGATGGCGGGCGGTACGACGGTGTACTGGTCCGGGGTCCTGGACAAGATCGTCACCCCGATGTTCCTGTCGCCGGTGGTCGGCCTCGTCGTCGGCTATCTGGTGATGACCGCGATCATGTGGATCTTCCGCCGGACCAATCCGCACAAGGCCAAGCGCGGTTTCCGCATAGCGCAGACCGTATCGGCGGCCGGCATGGCGCTCGGCCACGGTCTTCAGGACGCGCAGAAGACGATGGGCGTCGTGGTGATGGCCCTGGTCATCGCGGACGTCGAGGACTACGGGGACCCGATCCCGGTGTGGGTGAAGCTGGTCTCCGCGGCGATGCTCTCACTGGGGACGTACGCCGGCGGCTGGCGCATCATGCGCACGCTGGGCCGCAAGATCATCGAACTGGACCCGCCGCAGGGGTTCGCGGCGGAGACGACCGGCGCGTCGATCATGTTCGCCACGGCGTTCCTCTTCAAGGCCCCGATCTCGACGACGCATGTGATCACCTCGGCGATCATGGGTGTGGGAGCCACGAAGCGGGTGAACGCCGTGCGCTGGGGCGTCGCCAAGAACATCGTGCTGGGCTGGTTCATCACGATGCCGGCGGCCGCGCTCGTGGCGGCCTGCGGCTTCTGGCTGATCAACCTGGCGTTCCTCTGA
- a CDS encoding DUF47 domain-containing protein — translation MRFRLTPRETSFYDMFAASADNIVTGSKLLMELLGADASGRTEIAERMRAAEHAGDDATHAIFHQLNSSFITPFDREDIYSLASSLDDIMDFMEEAVDLVVLYNVEKLPKGVEQQIEVLARAADLTAEAMPNLRTMENLTEYWIEVNRLENQADQIHRKLLAHLFNGKYDAIEVLKLKQIVDVLEEAADAFEHVANTVETIAVKES, via the coding sequence GTGCGCTTTCGTCTGACCCCCAGGGAGACGAGCTTCTACGACATGTTCGCCGCATCCGCGGACAACATCGTCACGGGCTCGAAACTCCTGATGGAACTGCTCGGGGCGGACGCCTCCGGCCGGACCGAGATCGCAGAGCGTATGCGGGCCGCGGAACACGCCGGTGACGACGCCACGCACGCCATCTTCCACCAGCTGAACTCCTCGTTCATCACGCCCTTCGACCGCGAGGACATCTACTCCCTCGCGTCCTCCCTGGACGACATCATGGACTTCATGGAGGAGGCCGTCGACCTGGTCGTCCTCTACAACGTCGAGAAGCTGCCCAAGGGCGTCGAGCAGCAGATCGAGGTGCTGGCCCGAGCCGCGGACCTCACGGCCGAGGCGATGCCGAATCTGCGCACGATGGAGAACCTCACCGAGTACTGGATCGAGGTGAACCGCCTGGAGAACCAGGCGGACCAGATCCACCGCAAGCTGCTCGCCCATCTGTTCAACGGCAAGTACGACGCGATCGAGGTGCTGAAGCTCAAGCAGATCGTGGATGTGCTGGAGGAGGCCGCGGACGCCTTCGAGCACGTGGCCAACACCGTGGAGACCATCGCGGTCAAGGAGTCCTGA